The genomic stretch CCGTCGGGGAGGAAGTCGCGCATCGAGAAGAAGCCGTGGATCATGCCGTCGTAGCGGGTGACCGTGGTGTCGACGCCGGCCGCCCGGAGGCGCTCGCCGTAGGCCTCGCCCTCGTCGCGCAGGGGGTCGAACTCGGCGGTGATCACCAGAGCCGGGGGCAGGCCCGTCAGCGCGCCGTCGTCGGCCCGCGCCGGCGACACCCGGGGGTCCTCCGACAGGTCACGTTCGCCCAGGTAGTGGCCTCGGAACCAGACCATGGCCTCCCGGGTGAGGAAGTAGCCCTCGGCGTTCTCCTCGTAGGACGCCGTCCCCATGCGCAGGTCGGTCACCGGGTAGACGAGCAGCTGACAGCGGACGGCCGGGCCGGTGTCGCGCAGCTGCTGCGCCACCACCGCGGAGAGGTTGCCGCCCGCCGAGTCGCCCCCGACCGCCAGTCGACCGGCGTCGACCGCCAGCGACCCCGCGTTGCCGGCGACCCAGCGCACCACGGCCAGTGCGTCGTCGAGGCCCGCCGGGAACGGGTGCTCCGGGGCCAGCCGGTAGTCCACCGACACGACCACCACGCCCGCGGCGTTGGCCAGCGTGCGGCCCGTGCCGTCGGCCGTGTCGAGGTCGCCGATCACCCAGCCGCCGCCGTGGAACCACACCAGCACCGGCAGCGCCTCGCCCTCCGACGAGCCCGCCGGCCGGTAGACGCGCACCGGGATGTCGCCGTCGGGGCCCGGGACGGTCCGGTCGACCACGGAGGCCACCTCGTCCTTCACCTCGAACGCCGACAGCGCCCCGTACGCGGCACGCAGGTCGGCCGGCGACTGCTCCGACAGCGGCGTCTCGGCGGCTGCGACCATGGCGAGGATCGGCTCGACCTCGGGCTTGACCGGCATCGGTTCCCCCCTAGCTGGCGTCGTCTACGGCATGCCGTAGAAGAGTCGTTCTACCACCCGGCGGGCGCGGCGGGTCACCCGGCGGTAGTCGTCCCGGAGCACGCCGGCCGACCCGGCGCCCAGCGACCGGGCCAGGCGGGCCGCGTCGTCGGTGCCCTGGGGCAGGGCGTCGGGGTGCACGGGGTCGGCGCCCACCAGCCACCAGCGGTTCCGAGTGCGCTCGCAGAACCGGTAGGCGTCCCGCAGCACGGCCACCTCGCCGGGGGTCACCACCTCCAGCTTCGCCAGGCGGTCGAGCCCCTCGATCGTGCCCGGCCCCCGCACCCCGTGGCGCAGCTGCAGCAGCTGCACGGTCCACTCGATGTCGGCCAGCGAGCCCCGCCCGAGCTTCAGGTGGAACTCCGGGTCCTCGCCGGGTGGCAGGCGCTCCCGCTGCACCCGGGCCTTCATCCGGCGGACCTCGCGCTCGTCGTCG from Acidimicrobiales bacterium encodes the following:
- a CDS encoding alpha/beta hydrolase, whose protein sequence is MPVKPEVEPILAMVAAAETPLSEQSPADLRAAYGALSAFEVKDEVASVVDRTVPGPDGDIPVRVYRPAGSSEGEALPVLVWFHGGGWVIGDLDTADGTGRTLANAAGVVVVSVDYRLAPEHPFPAGLDDALAVVRWVAGNAGSLAVDAGRLAVGGDSAGGNLSAVVAQQLRDTGPAVRCQLLVYPVTDLRMGTASYEENAEGYFLTREAMVWFRGHYLGERDLSEDPRVSPARADDGALTGLPPALVITAEFDPLRDEGEAYGERLRAAGVDTTVTRYDGMIHGFFSMRDFLPDG